A single Amphiura filiformis chromosome 8, Afil_fr2py, whole genome shotgun sequence DNA region contains:
- the LOC140159188 gene encoding uncharacterized protein — protein MATTMDIDEHATLLDTAGFRFQGIEIPSKINTEADLIAWADRDGRMVELDDGELIRFKDIPSWTSVFPDAHKMGLADIGLATVPIWASKRGKMWSFSEKEPFHVVTRCRILTNGYFTHDECECIVFDQKLWNNVEMDELKDVANSVKIAMKKALRVVTYIGRTDIGGTKYEDSHGGWGSRKTISKCRPTEFRLNSTSKGEPVNLPNEVRKALGIPDRVLTPSEAFNSSAPLQSYRYCANNKGFSNAVLNQLDIDASIIDDAIATCMHHKNTYVDVFGKMLAAVRQGGFKYTERKKQTASCYLSTRSGFRVLGNPALEGVSRLQVGRGEFLPTNGAFPPIEACNETTIAPLLDKGFENYATIPSGRVYIMTRVLPDGQNEVFRWMGAPFGAFVYTGTKPPFKKRFGAIVFAFGVDATDQTEAMNAMAQTADVTTMPAQMCLACYSAPPTHAYNLELCRKHPVWCEDCVCNCPNVKAWQSCPVCRANVQDVDIVQPGSSYRRRRRAAPPGTDAGRPALKKRNKKK, from the coding sequence ATGGCTACAACAATGGACATCGATGAACATGCAACTCTACTTGACACGGCGGGTTTCCGCTTccaaggcattgaaatccccTCCAAAATCAACACTGAGGCTGACTTAATTGCATGGGCCGACCGCGATGGACGCATGGTTGAATTGGACGACGGTGAACTTATTCGATTCAAAGACATTCCTTCATGGACGTCTGTTTTTCCAGATGCCCACAAGATGGGACTTGCTGATATCGGCCTTGCCACCGTCCCTATTTGGGCTTCCAAGAGAGGGAAAATGTGGTCCTTTTCTGAAAAGGAACCATTCCATGTGGTTACCAGGTGTCGAATTTTGACCAATGGGTATTTTACGCATGATGAGTGCGAATGCATTGTGTTTGACCAAAAGCTTTGGAATAATGTCGAAATGGACGAATTGAAAGACGTCGCCAATTCTGTGAAGATTGCCATGAAAAAGGCTCTCAGAGTCGTTACCTACATTGGACGAACTGACATTGGTGGAACCAAGTACGAAGACTCACATGGAGGATGGGGTAGCAGAAAGACGATATCAAAGTGTCGTCCCACCGAATTTCGACTCAACTCTACGTCTAAAGGAGAACCCGTCAACCTTCCCAATGAAGTTCGCAAGGCGCTTGGTATTCCAGATCGTGTTCTGACTCCATCCGAAGCCTTCAATTCATCAGCACCTTTACAATCGTATCGCTATTGTGCCAACAATAAAGGGTTTTCAAACGCCGTTTTGAACCAATTGGATATTGATGCTAGCATTATCGACGATGCTATTGCGACGTGCATGCACCACAAGAATACCTACGTCGACGTCTTTGGGAAGATGCTCGCCGCTGTCCGTCAAGGAGGTTTTAAATACACCGAACGTAAAAAGCAAACGGCGTCATGCTATTTGTCAACAAGAAGTGGCTTCCGCGTACTCGGAAATCCTGCGCTCGAAGGTGTTTCTCGTCTACAAGTTGGTCGCGGTGAATTTTTACCTACGAATGGGGCCTTTCCACCCATTGAAGCCTGTAATGAGACCACAATTGCCCCTCTTTTGGATAAGGGCTTTGAAAATTATGCAACTATCCCAAGCGGGAGAGTTTACATTATGACTCGCGTTCTACCTGATGGTCAGAATGAAGTTTTTCGTTGGATGGGGGCACCTTTTGGTGCATTTGTGTACACGGGAACAAAGCCACCCTTCAAGAAGAGATTTGGTGCTATTGTGTTTGCTTTTGGTGTCGACGCTACGGATCAAACAGAGGCTATGAACGCAATGGCCCAAACTGCCGACGTCACTACAATGCCTGCACAAATGTGTTTGGCTTGCTACAGCGCGCCACCGACTCATGCCTACAACCTCGAATTGTGCCGTAAACATCCAGTATGGTGCGAAGATTGTGTCTGCAACTGTCCAAATGTCAAGGCCTGGCAATCATGTCCAGTTTGCCGCGCAAACGTTCAGGATGTTGATATTGTCCAGCCTGGTTCTAGCTACAGAAGACGGCGCCGGGCGGCCCCGCCTGGGACTGACGCTGGCCGCCCAGCACTTAAAAAGAGaaacaaaaaaaagtaa